The following is a genomic window from Polaribacter atrinae.
CTGGATTTATCTCTATACGAGTATCATTAATAAATAAAACTTTCATCTATATGTTTTTCCATTTACAAGATACAATTACACAACCAAAATCTTTAGGTTTATATCCATAAAAATCTGTACCTGTTTCCTCTATAGAAAATGAAACAAATTGATCTAAACTTCTAATCACTTCTTGGTTTTTTATATGAAAACCTAAACTTATAAAATAAGAATTAGGTGCTAGTAAAGAGTTTGGAATTTGCACATTAATTACATTAATACCAAGCTTTATACCCAAATCAGTAATATTTTTTTGAGTAGTAAAGATATTCCTCTCTAATTCATCACTAATACGTAAACCAATAATTGGTTTGTTAACAAGTTTTTCTTTAGAAACTTTGAATTTAATTGAAACTGTTACCATTTCTTCAAAACCAAAAATAGAAGTCAAGGCTTTATCTTTATTTATTATTGAGACTTCCAAAATATCGGAATCAAAGTTTGGTTTCTCACAATTATAATAAGCAGTAGCCTTCTCATCATCTTTTTTTAAGTAAAAATCTACTGCTGCATCTGTATCACCTTCAAAAACTACACTCCCATTACCCAAAACTACACATCTTGTACATAAGTTTTTTACTGCCGCCATATTATGACTCACAAACAAAACCGTTCTACCATCAGTATTAGAAATATCTTGCATCTTACCAATAGCTTTCTTCTGAAACTCTGCATCTCCAACCGCTAAAACTTCATCTATAATTAAAATATCAGGTTCTAAAAAAGCAGCAACGGCAAAAGCTAAGCGAACAGTCATACCACTAGAATACCTTTTTACAGGTGTATCAATATAACGTTCACAGCCAGAGAACTCCACAATTTCATCTAATTTAGAGGCTATTTCTTTTTTGGTCATTCCTAAAATAGCACCATTTAAGAAGATATTTTCGCGTCCTGTCATTTCTGGATGAAAACCTGTACCCACTTCTAATAAAGATGCTATTCTTCCATTAGACTTAATAGAACCTGTTGTAGGACCAGTAACTTTAGATAAAATTTTTAACAAGGTAGATTTTCCTGCGCCATTTTTACCTATAATTCCTAAAACTTCCCCTTTTTTAACTTCAAAATTAATATATCTAAGTGACCATACGTAATCAGATTCCCCTTTTGTAGAACGATTATTTACATCACCAATTTTTAAAAAAGGATCTTCTTTACCTCGTATTTTATACCACCAGCGCTTTAAATCGTCACTCATGGTACCAGAACCAACAAGACCCAATCGATATTGCTTACTTAAGTTTTCTATTTTTAAAATTGTTTCGCTCATTTAATGCTTTTATTATTAGTAAGAAATTTTTATTCTTTTAAAATTTACTTCTAACTAATTTAAACTGTATCAATAAAATTCTTCTCGGCTTTGTTAAATACGAGTACACCTGCAACTAAAATAAAAACAATAATACCTACAGAATAGCCAAACATAGTTGTATTTAACGTTCCAGAACCTAGCAATATATAACGTGTTGTTTCTATTACAAAAGTTAAAGGATTGTATTCTACCACCCAAGCATATTTTGGCAATTTTTCTATAAAATAAGATACCGGATACATCACCGCAGAAATATACATTAACAACTGTAATCCAAAGCTAATTAAAATATTTAAATCTCTATATTTGGTTACTAATGCAGAAATAATCATTCCTAACCCTAAACCTAACATCCCCATTAAAAGTACCATTAAAGGAAATAAAGCCGTATATTTATTAAAGCTAATGTCGGCACCATTTACATAGTAATACAAATAAAACACTAAAAATATAAATAGTTGGATTCCAAACCTTAAAAGATTTGAAATAACTATAGACATTGGCATAATCATTCTTGGAAAATACACTTTACCAAAAATACCTGCATTAGATGTAAATGTATTTGAAGTTGCTGTAAAACAACTTTTAAAATAATTCCAAATAGTAATTCCTGCTAAATTAAATAAAAATGGTGGCACATTTCCTGTAGAAATATTAGCCACATTATTAAAAATTAATGTAAAAATTATTGAAGTAAACAAAGGCTGAATTAAATACCACAAAGGACCTAATATTGTCTGCTTATAAACTGTTACAACATCTCGTTTTACAAAAAGCATTAACAAATCTCTATATTGCCAAACTTCTTTTAAATTTAAATCAAATAAATTATTTTTTGGCGTTATTTCAAAAAGCCACTTTTCTTTCTCCATTTATTATTTTTTCTAAAAAAACAAATATAATTTATTTTATGTTTTTGGGTATTTATTATCTACTATAAATTATTCTTTTTTATGATTTTATCTAATAAAAAACAACTTATAAAATTTACAACAAAAAATTACAGGGGAATGGTATTAATAAAAACTACTACTTTTGCAAAAGTAGTAAAAACAGTGGAGGTAAAAAAGATTTAAAAAAAATAGAATAAAGAAAAAAAACTAATAAAACCTAGATTTTGGAAATTCTACAAAAAACTCTCAATCCCTAACTCATAACTCTTTAAACCAAAACCTAAAATAACTCCTTTACAAACCGGAGATAAATAAGATTTATGTCTAAAAGCTTCTCTATTGTGTACATTAGAAATGTGCACTTCTACAACTGGAGT
Proteins encoded in this region:
- a CDS encoding ABC transporter ATP-binding protein, with translation MSETILKIENLSKQYRLGLVGSGTMSDDLKRWWYKIRGKEDPFLKIGDVNNRSTKGESDYVWSLRYINFEVKKGEVLGIIGKNGAGKSTLLKILSKVTGPTTGSIKSNGRIASLLEVGTGFHPEMTGRENIFLNGAILGMTKKEIASKLDEIVEFSGCERYIDTPVKRYSSGMTVRLAFAVAAFLEPDILIIDEVLAVGDAEFQKKAIGKMQDISNTDGRTVLFVSHNMAAVKNLCTRCVVLGNGSVVFEGDTDAAVDFYLKKDDEKATAYYNCEKPNFDSDILEVSIINKDKALTSIFGFEEMVTVSIKFKVSKEKLVNKPIIGLRISDELERNIFTTQKNITDLGIKLGINVINVQIPNSLLAPNSYFISLGFHIKNQEVIRSLDQFVSFSIEETGTDFYGYKPKDFGCVIVSCKWKNI
- a CDS encoding ABC transporter permease — translated: MEKEKWLFEITPKNNLFDLNLKEVWQYRDLLMLFVKRDVVTVYKQTILGPLWYLIQPLFTSIIFTLIFNNVANISTGNVPPFLFNLAGITIWNYFKSCFTATSNTFTSNAGIFGKVYFPRMIMPMSIVISNLLRFGIQLFIFLVFYLYYYVNGADISFNKYTALFPLMVLLMGMLGLGLGMIISALVTKYRDLNILISFGLQLLMYISAVMYPVSYFIEKLPKYAWVVEYNPLTFVIETTRYILLGSGTLNTTMFGYSVGIIVFILVAGVLVFNKAEKNFIDTV